The Dehalogenimonas lykanthroporepellens BL-DC-9 genome includes a window with the following:
- a CDS encoding preprotein translocase, SecA subunit (KEGG: det:DET0434 preprotein translocase subunit SecA~TIGRFAM: preprotein translocase, SecA subunit~PFAM: SecA DEAD domain protein; SecA preprotein cross-linking region; SecA Wing and Scaffold; SEC-C motif domain protein), with the protein MFKKLFGGMMDSNEKEIKRIQPLVEEINALEEEFQALSDEALRAKTREFKEKVHEEYRLLSDDIDTLRNQLAVTVGPSERNKIKDRIITLENSCFEEVLPAAFAAVREAARRTLGLRHYDVQMMGGVILHEGRIAEMKTGEGKTLVATLPLYLNSLLGRGAHLVTQNDYLARRDAYWMGPVYDALGVTVASIYPMQTPDEPQPSRIYDPSYNSGGDNDPWQHYRPVSRQEAYAADITYGTSAEFGFDYLRDNMVLDLRNAVQRTDGPFFAIVDEVDNLLIDEARTPLIISAPDVEAGRLYESFAKVVTRLRSGEDYEPKAKERQAELTEEGWIKFENLVRREGLLKADSVYDPQNAFLIRHLRNALAAKEFYHRDRQYVVDRDPDGGRGIVIVDEFTGRKMVGRRYSEGLHQAIEAKEGVKIRQETKTYASITIQNYFRMYDKLCGMTGTALTEAEEFSRIYNLEVVAVPTNRPVIRRDQPDQIYKDLSSKFKAVVREVEETRAAGRPVLLGTVSIENSDLLSDMLKRKGIPHEVLNAKKHEREASVVAEAGKPGAVTVATNMAGRGVDIILGGRLEGYEPLADLKEHLGVELAKLPVDRSRLEQLGSGLRPLEAEITRLQGQVNTKRLEFIQEVKTAPDTVGQSGLPAEIEALEARLAGVAEKYLSLYAEGVEKIVSQLPEKPQKLECDIDTGLCKKVIDRDRQRFRTWLENYVKVVKAGGLHVIGTERHEARRIDNQLRGRAGRQGDPGSSRFFVSLEDDIMRRFGGDMVRGLMERFGFDENTPIENKMISNSIENSQKRVEGYNFDIRKNLVEYDDVVNKHREVIYGERHKILAGADLKANILDMVYEELDAIVDSRLSGLDHHDWDLDGLMTDLGGIMPQPEGFTAENLARMSSEEIVGFLKKSAEDLYDRKEREITPEVMRQIERHLMLRVMDSLWIEHLTFVEHLRLEAGWQTLRQVKAVDAYKNEGFKAFEDLLDGIRHDVVHTIFKVQVVKQGAGGSMPANAQAGQAPLTVTTTAAGNVSSPMQAVATAKNVAPTARDAEGHKVGRNDSCPCGSGKKYKKCCGA; encoded by the coding sequence ATGTTCAAGAAACTTTTCGGCGGCATGATGGATTCCAACGAAAAGGAAATCAAACGGATTCAGCCGCTGGTCGAAGAAATAAACGCCCTGGAAGAAGAGTTCCAGGCGCTGTCGGATGAAGCTCTCAGGGCAAAAACCCGGGAATTCAAGGAAAAAGTTCACGAGGAATACCGGTTGCTCTCCGATGACATCGACACTTTGCGGAATCAGCTGGCAGTCACTGTCGGTCCGAGCGAACGCAACAAGATAAAAGATAGAATCATCACCCTGGAAAACTCGTGCTTCGAGGAGGTACTGCCGGCGGCTTTTGCCGCGGTGCGGGAAGCCGCTCGTCGAACCCTGGGTCTGCGCCATTACGACGTCCAGATGATGGGCGGAGTCATTCTCCATGAAGGCCGCATCGCCGAGATGAAAACCGGTGAAGGCAAGACGCTGGTGGCTACCCTGCCGCTATACCTTAATTCCCTGCTGGGCCGGGGCGCTCACCTGGTGACGCAGAATGATTACCTTGCCCGTCGTGACGCCTACTGGATGGGGCCGGTCTATGACGCACTCGGCGTGACCGTGGCTTCCATCTATCCCATGCAGACCCCGGATGAGCCCCAGCCATCCCGTATCTACGACCCGTCATACAATTCCGGCGGGGACAACGACCCGTGGCAGCACTACCGGCCGGTCAGCCGGCAGGAGGCTTACGCGGCCGATATCACTTACGGTACCTCGGCCGAGTTCGGCTTCGACTATCTCCGCGACAATATGGTGCTGGATCTCAGGAACGCGGTGCAGAGAACCGATGGACCGTTTTTTGCCATCGTCGACGAGGTGGATAATCTGCTCATCGACGAAGCGCGGACGCCCCTTATCATCAGCGCCCCGGACGTGGAGGCCGGCAGGCTGTATGAAAGCTTTGCCAAGGTCGTCACCCGTCTGCGTTCCGGCGAAGACTACGAACCCAAGGCCAAGGAGCGGCAGGCGGAACTGACCGAAGAGGGCTGGATCAAGTTCGAAAACCTGGTTCGGCGTGAAGGTCTGCTCAAGGCCGACAGCGTCTATGACCCTCAGAACGCTTTTCTCATTCGTCATTTGCGCAATGCCCTGGCGGCCAAAGAGTTCTACCACCGCGACCGCCAGTATGTAGTCGACCGGGATCCGGACGGGGGACGGGGCATCGTCATCGTCGATGAATTCACCGGCCGCAAGATGGTCGGGCGGCGTTACTCCGAAGGTCTCCACCAGGCCATCGAGGCCAAGGAAGGCGTCAAGATTCGCCAGGAAACCAAGACCTATGCTTCCATCACCATCCAGAACTACTTCCGGATGTACGACAAGCTGTGCGGCATGACCGGTACCGCCCTGACCGAGGCCGAGGAATTCTCCCGAATCTACAACCTGGAAGTGGTGGCGGTGCCGACCAACCGGCCGGTCATCCGTCGCGATCAACCCGACCAGATATATAAGGACCTGTCCTCCAAGTTCAAGGCAGTGGTGCGGGAAGTCGAGGAAACCCGCGCCGCCGGGCGCCCGGTACTGCTGGGTACCGTGTCCATCGAAAACTCCGACCTGCTGTCCGATATGCTGAAGCGCAAGGGCATCCCACACGAAGTACTCAACGCCAAGAAGCATGAACGGGAAGCGTCGGTAGTGGCCGAAGCCGGCAAGCCCGGGGCCGTTACCGTGGCCACCAACATGGCCGGCCGCGGCGTGGACATCATCCTCGGCGGTCGGCTGGAAGGCTACGAACCACTGGCTGACCTCAAGGAACACCTGGGTGTCGAACTGGCCAAACTCCCGGTTGACCGGAGCCGTCTGGAACAACTCGGCTCCGGTCTGAGGCCGCTGGAAGCGGAAATTACCCGTCTGCAAGGCCAAGTCAATACCAAACGCCTGGAATTCATCCAGGAAGTCAAGACCGCTCCCGACACCGTCGGGCAGAGCGGCCTGCCGGCTGAAATCGAAGCCCTGGAAGCGCGCCTGGCGGGGGTGGCCGAAAAATACCTGTCGCTCTATGCCGAGGGTGTCGAAAAAATAGTCAGCCAGTTGCCGGAAAAGCCGCAGAAACTGGAATGCGATATCGATACCGGACTTTGTAAAAAAGTTATAGACCGGGATCGCCAACGGTTCCGCACCTGGCTGGAAAACTACGTCAAGGTGGTCAAAGCTGGCGGCCTGCACGTCATCGGCACCGAGCGACATGAGGCACGGCGCATCGACAACCAGTTGCGCGGTCGGGCCGGCCGGCAGGGAGACCCGGGTTCCTCACGCTTCTTCGTGTCGCTGGAAGACGACATCATGCGCCGTTTCGGCGGTGACATGGTTCGTGGTCTTATGGAGCGTTTCGGTTTCGATGAAAACACCCCCATCGAAAACAAGATGATCAGCAATTCCATCGAAAATTCCCAGAAACGGGTCGAAGGGTATAACTTCGATATCCGCAAGAATCTGGTCGAATACGATGACGTGGTCAACAAGCACCGGGAGGTTATCTACGGCGAGCGGCACAAGATACTGGCCGGGGCCGATCTCAAGGCGAATATCCTGGACATGGTCTATGAGGAACTCGACGCTATCGTCGATTCCCGGCTCTCGGGGCTGGATCATCATGACTGGGACCTCGACGGGCTGATGACCGACCTCGGCGGCATCATGCCCCAACCGGAAGGTTTCACCGCCGAAAACCTGGCCCGGATGTCATCGGAGGAAATAGTCGGTTTTCTGAAGAAGTCAGCCGAAGACCTCTACGACAGGAAAGAGCGGGAAATCACCCCGGAGGTGATGCGCCAGATAGAACGGCACCTGATGCTCCGGGTGATGGATTCGCTGTGGATAGAGCACCTGACCTTCGTCGAGCATCTCCGCCTTGAAGCCGGCTGGCAGACTTTGCGGCAGGTCAAGGCAGTGGATGCCTACAAAAACGAGGGCTTCAAGGCCTTCGAGGACCTGTTGGACGGTATCCGGCATGACGTGGTGCATACCATTTTCAAGGTACAGGTGGTCAAGCAGGGCGCCGGCGGCTCCATGCCGGCTAACGCTCAGGCCGGGCAGGCGCCGTTGACGGTGACTACTACCGCCGCGGGCAACGTATCATCGCCGATGCAGGCGGTGGCTACGGCTAAGAATGTGGCGCCGACAGCACGGGACGCCGAAGGCCATAAAGTCGGCCGTAATGATTCCTGTCCCTGCGGTTCCGGTAAAAAATACAAGAAATGCTGTGGCGCGTGA
- a CDS encoding conserved hypothetical protein (KEGG: deb:DehaBAV1_0410 hypothetical protein) has translation MNDDNEQSIGVTPSAAAAVERLRLAIAAGQHWYPAMLEAAGYWPEEWESLDGRMYRYLIAGEAFDFLLLAERLSAAVPDLVPEKERVELLFESRPPREVTAAEMRRLMGDVRYQQHLNFFYGVTVEEALILTIQDEIRKEERSLVIKGGDTLEESFARIYDRSRTELMKSFRLSRGERPNRSLKLGEFREFTYWLFKYRLRYADKARVASDTKKALNRLKRFPGRSGGPGLEELLGV, from the coding sequence ATGAATGATGACAATGAACAGTCAATCGGCGTCACACCGTCAGCCGCCGCCGCTGTCGAACGTCTGCGGCTGGCGATAGCCGCCGGTCAGCACTGGTATCCGGCCATGCTGGAGGCGGCCGGCTACTGGCCCGAGGAGTGGGAATCCCTCGACGGCCGTATGTATCGCTACCTGATAGCCGGCGAGGCCTTTGACTTTCTTCTGCTGGCGGAGCGGCTGTCGGCGGCCGTGCCCGACCTGGTGCCGGAAAAAGAAAGAGTGGAACTGCTCTTCGAATCCCGGCCGCCGCGGGAAGTGACCGCCGCCGAGATGCGTCGCCTGATGGGGGACGTGCGCTATCAACAGCACCTGAATTTCTTCTACGGGGTGACGGTCGAAGAAGCCTTGATACTGACGATTCAGGATGAGATTCGCAAGGAAGAACGCTCGCTGGTCATCAAGGGCGGCGACACCCTGGAGGAAAGTTTCGCCCGGATTTACGATCGTTCCCGGACTGAACTGATGAAATCCTTCCGACTCAGCCGGGGGGAACGCCCCAACCGGTCACTGAAGCTGGGGGAATTCCGGGAGTTTACCTACTGGTTGTTCAAATACCGGTTGCGCTATGCCGACAAGGCCCGGGTGGCTTCCGATACCAAGAAAGCCCTGAACCGTCTGAAGCGATTTCCGGGCAGAAGCGGCGGTCCGGGGCTGGAAGAACTGCTGGGCGTTTAG
- a CDS encoding hypothetical protein (KEGG: hmg:100200722 similar to predicted protein): protein MRSDYVDDAMVKLDDWFKTSLRQIVDPLQEYLLGQRPALKVSVSLSEPTEVLYQTLFEAFNRFPQPELKYLSPLEKQQAFNQFFFYELAVLAWLVLRDRHQFLSFSILTSAAGIILAQFNHHTPAPPGKD, encoded by the coding sequence ATGCGGAGCGACTACGTCGATGACGCCATGGTCAAACTCGATGACTGGTTCAAGACCTCTTTGCGGCAGATTGTAGACCCGTTGCAGGAATACCTGCTGGGACAACGCCCTGCACTCAAGGTTTCCGTCTCACTGAGCGAACCGACTGAGGTGCTGTACCAGACGTTGTTCGAGGCATTCAACCGCTTTCCCCAACCGGAATTGAAGTACCTGTCACCGTTGGAAAAACAACAAGCCTTCAACCAGTTCTTCTTCTACGAGCTGGCCGTATTAGCCTGGCTGGTTCTACGCGACCGGCATCAGTTCCTGTCCTTCAGTATCCTGACCAGTGCCGCCGGCATCATCCTGGCCCAGTTCAATCATCACACACCGGCGCCGCCCGGTAAAGACTAA
- a CDS encoding Prephenate dehydrogenase (PFAM: Prephenate dehydrogenase~KEGG: deh:cbdb_A423 prephenate dehydrogenase): MKSIAIVGGYGKMGAWFARLLKQEGHAVTVIGRDKDKLAEAAVNLGVAATDRLETAGRADIVIISVPVDVFGRVCEQLAPHIRPGQLVFDLTSVKVMPVAAMHRNFNRAQVLGVHPAFGPGAESLNGQNVILTPTDEAENRLADEVRDWLTAQGARVRVTSPEEHDRLMSISLGLAHFIAIVTADALISLDKLTEMNSASGITYKALLTLVESVLSEDPSLYASIQLNLPELPEMEKLFGEKADEWAGLVADGRRQDFIDRMSRLKTTLEAANPDFGASYQKLYHLANRRQD, from the coding sequence ATGAAAAGCATAGCCATCGTGGGCGGGTACGGCAAGATGGGCGCCTGGTTCGCCCGTTTGCTCAAGCAGGAAGGCCACGCCGTGACCGTCATCGGGCGCGACAAGGACAAACTGGCCGAAGCGGCGGTCAATCTGGGCGTGGCCGCCACCGACCGGTTGGAAACCGCCGGCCGGGCCGACATCGTCATTATTTCGGTACCGGTAGATGTCTTCGGCCGGGTCTGTGAACAACTGGCGCCTCACATACGGCCGGGACAGCTGGTTTTCGACCTGACCTCGGTCAAGGTCATGCCGGTAGCGGCCATGCACCGCAATTTCAACAGGGCGCAGGTGCTGGGCGTTCATCCGGCTTTCGGGCCGGGCGCTGAAAGCCTCAACGGCCAGAACGTCATCCTGACACCGACCGACGAGGCCGAGAATCGCCTGGCGGACGAAGTCCGCGACTGGCTGACCGCCCAGGGCGCCCGGGTGCGCGTTACCTCTCCGGAAGAACACGACCGGCTGATGTCCATCTCCCTGGGGCTGGCCCATTTCATCGCCATTGTGACCGCCGACGCCCTGATCAGCCTGGATAAACTGACCGAGATGAACAGCGCCTCCGGCATTACCTATAAAGCCCTGCTGACCCTGGTGGAAAGCGTGCTGTCCGAAGACCCGTCGCTGTACGCATCCATCCAGCTTAACCTGCCGGAACTGCCGGAAATGGAGAAACTGTTCGGTGAGAAAGCTGACGAGTGGGCCGGACTGGTGGCCGACGGCCGCCGGCAGGATTTCATCGACCGCATGTCCCGGTTGAAAACCACGCTGGAAGCGGCCAACCCCGACTTCGGCGCCTCCTATCAGAAACTCTACCATCTGGCCAACCGGCGTCAGGACTAG